A genomic segment from Nicotiana tabacum cultivar K326 chromosome 9, ASM71507v2, whole genome shotgun sequence encodes:
- the LOC142164134 gene encoding protein NLP1-like, whose protein sequence is MATVDADDASKHISTSYFLKYFWAPIITQGKCFLAVKDQPFGLSGLRIENTVKSTSKGVSRNGVLEFRPYVKFYTKNEYPLRDFAQDCGIGGYLALPILEPLGYNCVSVLEFVSICDGSYYLSDKIKQVSEKLKIYEFTEKHPGVQTLKSIDLSPASWMAVVWYPIYHVPMKGVIQNISTHFLTYHTLSASCQVQFWAPIITQGKCFLAFKDQPFGISDLRIENTVKITSKGYLLYASLPVFLQEPVFTARTREYKYSVDIGPLGKVFRNGVLEFCPYVKFYTKNEYPLRDFAQDCGIGGYLALPILEPLGYNCVSVLEFVSICDGSYYLSDKIKQVSEKLKFEKNWVWLLCYFKMKKVQNKSDKV, encoded by the exons atGGCTACAGTTGACGCTGATGATGCTTCAAAGCACATTTCCACGTCCTATTTCTTGAAATAT TTTTGGGCTCCTATAATAACTCAAGGGAAGTGTTTTCTTGCTGTTAAAGATCAGCCTTTTGGTCTTAGTGGTCTAAGAATAGAAAACACTGTGAAGAGTACAAGTAAAGG AGTTTCTAGAAATGGGGTTCTTGAATTTCGTCCATATGTGAAgttttacaccaaaaatgaataCCCTTTGAGGGATTTTGCTCAAGATTGTGGGATTGGGGGATATTTGGCTTTACCTATTTTAGAACCTCTTGGTTATAACTGTGTAAGTGTGCTTGAATTTGTTTCCATTTGTGATGGAAGTTATTACTTGAGTGACAAAATCAAGCAAGTTTCCGAGAAATTAAAG ATATATGAATTTACTGAGAAGCATCCAGGAGTTCAGACACTGAAGAGCATTGACTTGTCTCCTGCAAGTTGGATGGCTGttgtttg GTACCCAATCTACCATGTACCTATGAAGGGAGTTATCCAAAACATATCAACACACTTCCTTACTTATCATACATTATCAGCATCATGTCAAG tGCAGTTTTGGGCTCCTATAATAACTCAAGGGAAgtgttttcttgcttttaaagATCAGCCTTTTGGTATTAGTGATCTAAGAATAGAAAACACTGTGAAGATTACAAGTAAAGGGTATCTATTGTACGCATCCTTacctgtatttctgcaagagcctgttttcacggctcgaacccgtgagtACAAGTACAGTGTTGATATTGGTCCTCTTGGCAAAGTTTTTAGAAATGGGGTTCTTGAATTTTGTCCATATGTGAAgttttacaccaaaaatgaataCCCTTTGAGGGATTTTGCTCAAGATTGTGGGATTGGGGGATATTTGGCTTTACCTATTTTAGAACCTCTTGGTTATAACTGTGTAAGTGTGCTTGAATTTGTTTCCATTTGTGATGGAAGTTATTACTTGAGTGACAAAATCAAGCAAGTTTCCGAGAAATTAAAG TTTGAAAAAAATTGGGTTTGGCTCTTGTGTTACTTTAAGATgaagaaagttcaaaataagaGCGATAAGGTGTAG